The following are encoded together in the Flavobacterium sp. TR2 genome:
- a CDS encoding SusD/RagB family nutrient-binding outer membrane lipoprotein yields the protein MKKIFITILTAVTLSSCSDDIEKLNVNVKDPSNVPGEALFTSAQKSLVDQMTNTNVNNNIIRLINQYFTETVYTDESNYDLVTRTIPEQHWQFLYKDVLKDLDQSAKNITNTPLGLTENPLDKQNKLAIIEVLNVYTYAILVETFGNVPYSQAINLDYKTPKYDDGLTIYKDLIKRLNNAIAKLNTGGKSFGDSDRIYGGDVTKWIKFANTLKLRMGITISDIPAESALAQATVSSAAPLVFTSNLDNADLKYLTATPNTNPLYVDLVASGRSDFVPTSTIIDEMNSLNDPRRSKYFDDNMDDPSTPEIEYIGGENGASNSFAQKTHITPTIQAPDFPGTILDYAEAEFLLAEAAERSLYGTPADAEAHYNAAITASILDWGGTEAEATAYLANPDVAYTTAAGTWKQKIGIQSWIAFYNNSFEGWSFYRRLDFPVLVAPPDAVSGIPMRYTYPIIEQSLNKASYTDASAAIGGDAVETKLFWDKF from the coding sequence ATGAAAAAAATATTCATAACCATACTCACCGCAGTTACATTATCGTCCTGCTCTGATGATATAGAAAAGCTAAATGTGAATGTCAAAGACCCTTCTAATGTACCAGGAGAAGCCTTATTTACCAGCGCACAAAAAAGTTTGGTAGATCAGATGACAAACACAAATGTCAACAACAACATCATAAGGTTAATCAATCAATACTTTACAGAGACCGTTTATACAGACGAGAGCAACTATGACTTAGTTACAAGAACAATTCCAGAACAACACTGGCAATTTTTATATAAAGATGTATTAAAAGACTTAGACCAAAGTGCCAAAAACATTACCAATACGCCACTAGGTCTAACCGAAAATCCATTAGACAAACAAAACAAACTTGCAATCATAGAAGTATTAAATGTTTATACGTATGCAATATTAGTTGAGACATTTGGAAATGTACCTTATTCTCAAGCTATAAATCTTGACTACAAAACACCAAAATACGATGATGGTTTAACAATTTACAAAGATTTGATTAAGCGATTGAACAATGCAATAGCCAAATTAAACACTGGAGGCAAAAGCTTTGGAGATAGCGACAGAATCTATGGAGGCGACGTTACTAAATGGATTAAGTTTGCAAATACTCTAAAATTAAGAATGGGTATAACAATTTCTGATATTCCAGCCGAAAGCGCATTAGCACAAGCAACAGTATCTAGTGCAGCCCCTTTAGTTTTCACATCAAATCTTGACAATGCAGATCTAAAATATTTAACAGCTACGCCAAATACTAATCCATTATATGTAGATCTTGTTGCCAGTGGCCGTTCCGATTTTGTTCCAACTAGCACCATAATAGACGAAATGAACAGTTTGAATGACCCAAGACGTTCAAAATACTTTGACGACAATATGGATGATCCATCTACGCCAGAAATAGAATATATTGGAGGTGAGAATGGCGCCAGCAATTCATTTGCACAAAAAACCCATATTACACCAACAATTCAAGCTCCAGATTTTCCAGGAACAATCTTAGATTATGCCGAAGCTGAATTTCTATTGGCAGAAGCAGCCGAAAGATCACTATACGGAACACCTGCTGATGCAGAAGCACACTATAACGCAGCAATAACAGCTTCTATATTAGACTGGGGTGGAACCGAAGCAGAAGCCACTGCTTATTTAGCAAATCCCGATGTTGCCTACACAACAGCTGCAGGAACTTGGAAACAAAAAATAGGAATTCAAAGCTGGATCGCCTTTTACAACAATTCATTTGAAGGATGGTCATTTTACAGAAGATTAGATTTCCCAGTTTTAGTTGCTCCACCAGATGCAGTTTCAGGCATACCAATGCGTTATACGTATCCAATTATAGAACAATCACTAAACAAAGCAAGCTATACAGATGCAAGCGCAGCAATTGGTGGCGATGCAGTAGAAACTAAATTGTTTTGGGATAAATTTTAA
- a CDS encoding SusC/RagA family TonB-linked outer membrane protein, which yields MKLKFNGFLVLLLVLVAQLSFAQERAVSGTVSDNAGMPLPGVSVLVKGTKTGTQTDFDGKFSIKVSPSQVLVFSYIGMKTQEVAASSSTVNVKLADAGAQELEGVVVTAFGIKREKKSLGYATTTLKSDAITQVVNTNPFETLSGKIAGVDITAPSQPGAATKVVIRGLNTITGNAGPLYVVDGSPINNTSTGTSNNGVASISRSYDAGNGVSDLDPNNIESMTVLKGAAASALYGSRAGGGVIIITTKKGKANSGIKVDMLASTELSEVARVPHLQSEFGQGWNGHGYTGNGPSNENGSWGPKFTGEVRPWGTVYENSQQIKPYVGLKDNIRDFYNTGILSTQSVNLSGGGDTSDFSLIFSNVNSDGVIPTDADLYKKQSIGFNGGLKGKRLTLRTSLNYIYKDQSVVNTGQGDDAGEGSTLQQDLLQIPTDISIVDLRDYKNNPFNTPSYYFTPYASNPYFTINENSTKIYGNNIFGNANLSYKITDKLTASWQVGGNFRSERLKSHGAIVNYLPGSPQDIAGSLTVGGVTESRSEISEFDTFFNLNYNTNLGEDWTLNLLGGFNYNRRESDRLIASITNLGIPGYYELSNSAVRPVLTQSNSMRKTGAVYASAEFAFKNRYFATITGREDVTSTLPIGNNAYFYPALSLGAIAIDNGNTFLKLRAAASKIANDTDPYRTENSYISGSAAANFGILASPIGGVSFYEASGRLGNSSLKPESTVEYEVGAEGSFFKNRISYDIALYHKTTSDLIVNLPLDPSTGFTQKAINAGDIVNKGIELSVTASPIKNQDFTWSLTYTFTKNLNEVTKLAEGFDRIDLATAYGVTFSAEKGQPIGSYYSLVTKTTPTGQPIVNATTGIDVNTTQVQRIGNAQRDFVMGLQNTFKYKNFNLGLSLDWKQGGEMYSYTKRLSHFVGNGIETTYNDRAPFIVPNSVNEVVAPNGSVSYVENTTPVSFENVANYYNTQSNLAIENTHIVDKTFVRLREINLNYDFPSSLSKNMGLNKITVGIYGRNLFMWTPGDNPYVDPEVSTYGTGVLSDLGEFGANPSQRSVGGVLKLSF from the coding sequence ATGAAACTAAAGTTCAATGGATTCTTAGTGCTTTTATTAGTACTAGTTGCGCAACTTTCTTTTGCGCAAGAAAGAGCTGTTTCGGGAACAGTTTCTGACAATGCAGGAATGCCTTTACCGGGTGTTAGTGTATTAGTTAAAGGGACTAAAACGGGAACACAAACTGACTTTGATGGTAAATTCTCAATCAAAGTATCACCAAGCCAAGTTTTGGTATTTAGCTACATCGGAATGAAAACTCAAGAGGTAGCAGCAAGTTCTTCAACTGTAAATGTAAAATTAGCAGATGCAGGAGCACAAGAACTTGAAGGAGTAGTTGTAACTGCTTTCGGTATCAAGAGAGAGAAAAAATCTCTTGGTTATGCGACTACAACTTTAAAATCGGATGCGATTACTCAAGTAGTTAACACGAACCCTTTTGAAACTCTTTCTGGTAAAATTGCCGGAGTTGATATCACTGCTCCATCTCAACCAGGAGCTGCTACAAAAGTGGTTATCCGTGGTTTAAATACAATTACAGGTAACGCTGGTCCTTTATATGTAGTTGATGGTTCTCCAATCAACAACACTTCTACAGGTACTAGTAATAACGGTGTTGCATCTATCAGTAGATCATATGATGCTGGTAACGGTGTAAGTGATTTAGATCCAAACAACATTGAAAGCATGACTGTACTTAAAGGAGCTGCTGCTTCTGCATTATACGGATCAAGAGCTGGAGGTGGTGTAATCATCATTACTACTAAAAAAGGAAAAGCAAACTCTGGTATAAAAGTAGATATGTTAGCTTCAACTGAATTAAGTGAAGTTGCAAGAGTTCCTCACTTACAAAGCGAATTTGGACAAGGATGGAATGGACACGGTTATACAGGAAACGGACCAAGTAATGAGAATGGTTCATGGGGACCAAAATTTACTGGAGAAGTTAGACCTTGGGGAACTGTTTATGAAAACAGCCAACAAATCAAACCTTATGTTGGATTAAAAGACAACATTAGAGATTTCTACAACACTGGTATTTTATCTACTCAATCTGTAAACCTTAGCGGTGGTGGAGACACTTCAGATTTCTCTTTAATCTTCTCTAACGTAAACAGTGATGGGGTTATTCCTACAGATGCTGATTTATACAAAAAACAATCTATTGGATTCAATGGAGGTTTAAAAGGTAAAAGACTTACTTTAAGAACATCTTTAAACTACATCTACAAAGATCAAAGTGTTGTAAACACAGGTCAAGGTGATGATGCTGGAGAAGGTTCTACATTACAACAAGATTTATTACAAATCCCAACTGATATTAGTATAGTAGATTTGAGAGATTACAAAAATAATCCTTTCAATACTCCTTCTTACTATTTCACTCCTTACGCTTCAAATCCATATTTTACTATTAACGAAAATAGTACTAAAATTTACGGAAACAATATTTTTGGTAATGCTAACTTAAGCTATAAAATTACTGACAAATTAACTGCTTCATGGCAAGTTGGTGGTAACTTTAGAAGTGAAAGATTAAAAAGCCACGGAGCCATCGTAAACTATTTACCAGGAAGCCCGCAAGATATTGCAGGAAGTTTAACTGTGGGTGGTGTTACAGAATCAAGATCTGAAATCTCTGAATTTGATACATTCTTCAACTTAAACTACAACACAAACTTAGGTGAAGACTGGACATTAAACCTTTTAGGTGGTTTCAACTACAACCGAAGAGAAAGCGACAGATTAATCGCTTCTATCACGAACTTAGGAATTCCAGGTTACTACGAATTATCTAACTCTGCTGTAAGACCAGTTCTTACTCAATCAAACAGCATGAGAAAAACTGGAGCTGTTTACGCATCTGCAGAATTTGCTTTCAAAAACAGATACTTTGCTACAATTACAGGTAGAGAGGATGTTACATCTACATTACCAATCGGTAACAATGCTTATTTCTACCCAGCATTATCTTTAGGTGCTATCGCGATTGACAATGGAAACACTTTCTTAAAATTAAGAGCTGCTGCTTCTAAAATTGCAAACGATACTGATCCTTATAGAACAGAGAACTCATACATTTCAGGATCTGCTGCTGCTAACTTCGGAATTCTTGCATCTCCAATTGGTGGGGTAAGTTTCTACGAAGCTTCTGGAAGATTAGGAAATTCAAGTTTGAAACCAGAAAGTACTGTTGAATACGAAGTTGGTGCTGAGGGATCATTCTTCAAAAACAGAATTAGTTATGATATCGCTTTATATCACAAAACAACATCTGATTTAATTGTTAACCTTCCATTAGATCCATCTACTGGTTTTACACAAAAAGCAATCAATGCTGGTGATATCGTAAACAAAGGTATTGAGCTTTCTGTTACTGCAAGCCCAATCAAAAACCAAGACTTTACTTGGAGCTTAACTTACACATTCACTAAAAACCTTAACGAAGTTACTAAGTTAGCTGAAGGTTTTGACAGAATTGACTTAGCAACTGCATACGGTGTAACTTTCTCAGCAGAAAAAGGACAGCCAATCGGTTCATACTATTCATTAGTTACAAAAACAACTCCAACAGGTCAGCCAATTGTTAATGCTACTACAGGAATTGATGTAAATACAACTCAAGTTCAAAGAATTGGAAACGCACAACGTGATTTCGTTATGGGTTTACAAAACACATTTAAATACAAAAACTTCAACTTAGGCCTATCTTTAGACTGGAAACAAGGTGGAGAAATGTATTCTTACACAAAAAGATTGTCTCACTTCGTAGGAAATGGTATTGAAACTACTTACAACGATAGAGCTCCTTTCATTGTTCCAAATTCTGTTAATGAAGTTGTTGCTCCTAATGGTTCTGTATCATACGTAGAAAACACTACACCAGTTTCATTCGAAAATGTTGCTAACTACTACAACACTCAAAGTAACTTAGCAATTGAAAACACTCACATTGTTGACAAAACTTTTGTAAGATTAAGAGAGATAAATTTAAACTATGATTTCCCTTCTTCACTTAGTAAAAACATGGGTCTAAACAAAATTACAGTTGGTATCTACGGAAGAAACTTATTTATGTGGACTCCTGGAGACAACCCTTACGTTGATCCAGAGGTAAGTACTTACGGTACAGGTGTACTTTCAGACTTAGGAGAGTTTGGAGCTAACCCATCTCAAAGATCAGTAGGTGGAGTTTTAAAATTATCATTCTAA